The following coding sequences lie in one Vibrio aerogenes genomic window:
- a CDS encoding pectate lyase — protein MKLLKTSVQVASLIVAMSASAATFAADSAFLMLTQKEGHNFLTWSTEADSVSRQEVYRSETSSFADAKQISAVGSKRFVVEDENAEQKDYWYWVKVYKDNGETILSNASSTLPQLDALVSTSASSKCVAGATFEDETVDCGGITLGTSCDGDDEDQDPIITLKNATVKNLRIAEDGGADGIHCKEGSCTIKNVIWEDICEDAATLTKTAKSLTIVGGMAYNSKNGPGGKPDKVFQHNAKNSTTTTIKGGFTLEGVHGKLWRSCGDCTNNGGPRKVVIDDVEVDADIDSIVGVNTNYGDVAKIRNLKIKDYKSGSPKVCVEYIGVEKGDGKSEKIGEAWNSTSCNVSESDVSKL, from the coding sequence ATGAAACTATTAAAAACGTCAGTTCAAGTTGCTTCACTTATCGTGGCAATGTCGGCTTCAGCAGCAACCTTTGCCGCTGATTCCGCTTTCCTCATGTTAACTCAAAAAGAAGGTCACAATTTCTTAACATGGTCAACGGAAGCTGATTCTGTTTCCCGTCAGGAAGTCTACCGGAGTGAAACCAGTTCATTTGCAGATGCAAAGCAAATTTCCGCTGTCGGATCAAAACGCTTTGTTGTTGAAGATGAAAACGCAGAACAAAAAGATTACTGGTACTGGGTCAAAGTTTACAAAGATAATGGTGAAACTATCCTGTCCAATGCATCCAGCACTCTGCCACAACTTGATGCACTGGTGAGCACGTCGGCTTCCAGTAAATGTGTTGCTGGTGCAACATTCGAAGATGAAACCGTTGATTGTGGCGGTATTACGCTGGGAACGAGCTGTGACGGCGATGATGAAGATCAGGATCCAATCATCACCCTCAAAAATGCAACCGTGAAAAACCTGCGCATTGCCGAAGATGGTGGTGCCGATGGGATTCACTGTAAAGAAGGCAGCTGTACAATTAAAAACGTGATCTGGGAAGACATCTGTGAAGATGCTGCCACTCTGACGAAAACAGCCAAATCTCTGACAATTGTCGGTGGTATGGCATACAACAGTAAAAATGGTCCTGGCGGAAAACCGGACAAAGTATTCCAGCACAATGCAAAAAACAGCACAACGACCACCATCAAAGGCGGATTCACACTGGAAGGCGTTCACGGCAAATTGTGGCGTTCCTGTGGTGACTGTACCAATAACGGTGGCCCAAGAAAAGTTGTGATTGATGATGTCGAAGTCGATGCAGATATCGATAGCATAGTCGGCGTCAACACCAACTATGGCGATGTGGCAAAAATCAGAAATCTGAAAATCAAAGATTATAAATCAGGCAGTCCGAAAGTCTGTGTTGAATACATTGGCGTTGAAAAAGGTGACGGTAAATCTGAAAAAATCGGGGAAGCATGGAATAGCACCAGCTGTAACGTCTCTGAATCTGACGTTTCAAAACTTTAA
- a CDS encoding YagU family protein translates to MNFFIQTDPSRRRYGLAAFIGLIAGIVSAFVKWGAEHPLPPRSPADIFQAACPPEALIRAANQIDCSRNFLNPPYVFLRDWLGVTDPNQAVYTFAGHAFNWVGVTHIIFSIVFAVGYCVVTERFPKFKLWQGLLAGALAQLFVHMISFPLMGLTPPLFSLPWYEHVSEIVGHLIWFWSIEIIRRDLRNRITHEPDPDVNSEPAR, encoded by the coding sequence ATGAATTTTTTCATCCAAACTGATCCATCACGCCGGCGCTATGGCCTGGCTGCATTTATTGGACTGATTGCTGGTATTGTCTCTGCTTTTGTAAAATGGGGGGCTGAACATCCATTACCACCCCGAAGTCCCGCGGATATTTTTCAGGCCGCATGTCCGCCGGAAGCGCTGATCAGAGCAGCAAACCAGATTGACTGCTCCAGAAATTTTCTGAACCCGCCTTACGTGTTTTTGCGGGACTGGCTGGGAGTGACAGACCCCAATCAAGCGGTTTATACATTTGCCGGACATGCTTTTAACTGGGTTGGCGTGACACACATTATCTTTTCGATTGTATTTGCTGTCGGTTACTGCGTGGTTACAGAACGTTTTCCAAAATTTAAGCTCTGGCAGGGGTTACTGGCTGGCGCACTGGCTCAGTTATTTGTCCATATGATTTCATTCCCGCTGATGGGATTAACGCCACCGCTATTCAGCCTGCCCTGGTATGAGCATGTGTCTGAAATCGTCGGCCATTTGATTTGGTTCTGGTCGATTGAAATTATTCGCCGGGATCTTCGCAACCGGATCACTCACGAACCAGATCCGGATGTCAATTCGGAACCAGCACGGTGA
- the efeB gene encoding iron uptake transporter deferrochelatase/peroxidase subunit, whose product MSCPFHFLTKSSSKEDATNQEPQQGRRSLLKGALGVAGGMLASGAVARTASAEEAMMPSMHDEQAFTSEMKMQPFYGKHQSGISTPQQAHLALVAFDVIAQDKKDLQQLFQTLTERCEFLMKGGRAETRDSHYPPMDSGILGPVIHPDNLTMTVSVGESLFDDRYGLAKLKPKQLQRMAEFPNDGLQADWCHGDLLIQICANSADTTLHALRDIIKHTPSSLMVRWRRDGFISSHAAASVGQRTPRNLLGFKDGTVNPKGSDEATFNQMIWVGDQHTDEPDWTKGGSYQAIRLIRFFVEHWDRTPLQEQQTIFGRNRDTGAPLGKRYEHDDPDYASDPKGERIPLDAHMRLANPRTKDFPEFLLLRRGYSYSYNTSPSGQLDVGLVFIGYQADLEKGFIATQNRLNGEPLEEYIKPFGGGYFFALPGVKDKGRYLAQELFESA is encoded by the coding sequence ATGTCTTGCCCATTTCACTTTCTGACGAAATCATCGTCAAAAGAAGACGCCACGAATCAAGAACCTCAGCAAGGCAGACGAAGTCTGCTGAAAGGCGCTCTGGGAGTTGCCGGCGGGATGCTTGCATCCGGTGCAGTGGCTCGTACCGCTTCAGCAGAGGAGGCGATGATGCCTTCAATGCATGATGAGCAAGCTTTTACCAGCGAAATGAAAATGCAGCCATTTTATGGCAAACATCAGAGCGGAATCAGCACGCCTCAACAGGCGCATCTTGCGCTGGTTGCCTTTGATGTGATTGCTCAGGATAAGAAAGATCTGCAGCAGCTGTTTCAAACTTTGACAGAACGTTGTGAGTTTCTGATGAAGGGAGGGCGTGCAGAAACAAGAGACAGCCATTATCCACCGATGGATTCCGGAATTCTTGGTCCGGTCATTCATCCGGATAACCTGACAATGACGGTTTCGGTCGGTGAGTCGCTGTTTGATGACCGCTATGGCCTGGCAAAACTGAAACCCAAACAACTGCAGCGAATGGCTGAGTTTCCTAATGATGGCTTGCAGGCAGACTGGTGTCATGGTGATTTGTTGATACAAATTTGTGCAAACAGTGCTGATACTACCTTGCATGCACTCAGAGATATTATCAAACACACGCCTTCATCCCTGATGGTTCGCTGGCGACGGGACGGTTTTATTTCTTCACATGCTGCAGCTTCTGTGGGGCAGCGAACTCCCCGAAATTTACTTGGCTTTAAAGATGGCACGGTTAACCCGAAAGGGTCTGATGAAGCAACTTTTAATCAAATGATCTGGGTTGGTGATCAACACACGGATGAGCCCGACTGGACGAAAGGCGGCAGTTATCAGGCCATCCGTCTGATACGTTTCTTTGTTGAACACTGGGATCGTACACCGTTGCAGGAGCAACAAACTATTTTTGGCCGTAACCGTGATACAGGTGCGCCTTTGGGTAAGCGGTATGAACATGATGACCCAGACTACGCTTCAGATCCAAAAGGTGAACGGATTCCACTGGATGCGCACATGCGGTTAGCTAATCCCCGTACCAAAGACTTCCCTGAATTTCTGCTGCTGAGACGTGGTTATAGTTATTCTTACAACACCAGCCCTTCAGGACAACTGGATGTCGGGCTCGTATTTATTGGGTATCAGGCTGATCTGGAAAAGGGGTTTATTGCAACGCAAAACCGGCTCAATGGTGAGCCACTGGAAGAATATATTAAACCGTTTGGCGGTGGTTACTTTTTCGCTTTGCCGGGGGTAAAAGATAAAGGCCGTTATCTGGCACAGGAACTCTTTGAGTCTGCGTAA
- a CDS encoding cupredoxin domain-containing protein: MKLWNQALSLFSGCLISALAYAAEIPQIKVTVTDKQCEPMQLTVPAGQVRFVITNKSMRALEWEILNGVMVVAERENIAPGFYQKMTVDLEPGTYETTCGLLTNPHGSLVVQSHHHNPYQLKVQDKIRITAEYKFFLIQLSRQLDKAADNWNRASINPAQRTLYYQLQTLAGAFQRADDRDLADMAGKDRLSQIKAWTQLFRGQTLHLGMLLSRFEALLGQQTLNHDHQQAIQTNLNKLIELVKPLLDKADPDLSEKLAKDFSVWQSDDTQNNQQRLRQDLQKLHLFIDQGES, encoded by the coding sequence ATGAAGTTATGGAACCAGGCATTGTCTCTGTTCTCCGGCTGTTTAATCAGTGCACTTGCATATGCAGCAGAAATTCCTCAGATCAAAGTGACCGTGACAGATAAACAGTGTGAACCGATGCAACTGACAGTACCAGCAGGTCAGGTCCGGTTTGTCATTACGAATAAAAGTATGCGTGCGCTTGAGTGGGAAATTCTCAATGGCGTGATGGTTGTTGCTGAGCGGGAAAACATTGCCCCCGGTTTTTATCAGAAGATGACCGTTGATCTCGAGCCCGGAACATACGAGACCACATGTGGCCTGTTAACAAACCCTCATGGTTCACTGGTTGTTCAAAGTCATCATCACAATCCGTATCAACTGAAAGTTCAGGATAAAATACGCATTACTGCTGAGTATAAGTTTTTCCTGATCCAGCTGAGTCGCCAGTTAGACAAAGCGGCTGACAACTGGAACAGAGCATCGATCAACCCGGCACAACGAACTCTGTACTATCAGCTGCAGACGCTGGCCGGTGCTTTTCAACGGGCCGATGATCGGGATCTGGCTGATATGGCCGGAAAGGACCGGCTCAGCCAGATTAAAGCCTGGACACAACTGTTCCGGGGACAGACATTACATCTCGGGATGCTCCTCTCCCGGTTTGAAGCCCTGTTAGGCCAACAGACGCTGAATCATGATCATCAGCAGGCAATTCAAACCAACCTGAATAAGCTGATTGAACTTGTCAAACCTTTGCTCGACAAAGCTGATCCGGATTTATCCGAAAAACTGGCGAAAGATTTTTCCGTTTGGCAATCAGATGATACTCAGAATAACCAGCAAAGACTCCGTCAGGATTTACAGAAATTACACCTCTTCATTGATCAGGGAGAATCATAA